From Aegilops tauschii subsp. strangulata cultivar AL8/78 chromosome 5, Aet v6.0, whole genome shotgun sequence:
ATCCAAGCAATGACCAAATCTTATGGGCCAACCCATTTTTTGGTAGGGTCACCGTTGGTTGTAAACCAAACGTACCCTAAAACCTTAGGCTATTATTCTCTGCCAGCAACTAACATCATTCATGGTATGCACTTCACATCGATAAACCATTTTGTGATGTTTTGAATATTGTGTTGTTTACTGTTTACCTAGTTTCGGCTTCAGTTTACTTTTAGTTTGAATAGCTAGTTTAAATATTCTTGTCGACGCAACCCAATTTATTTGCGCTTCTCAAATTGTCTTCCTGTAGTTTCTTCTGGCCATCTTCCACCCATTTCAGTTCGAGTCATTGTAGTTAAGTTCCACTTGATGAACGGATTAATAATCCATGGCTAATCGCTTATTACTTCAATAGATGTGTTCCATAGGAGCATTGTTATTTACTTAATTTGATTGATGGTGTTGCATGCAGGGTCAACATTTGGTTCTTACAGGTCCTGCTCGTGCTGTTGTGCACGAGGGGCATCCGTCTGTGTACTTTGAGGCCATTCTAAAAGTTAAGGGCGCTACCTGTTCAGAGGACAGAGATCTAAGCCTCCTGATCAGCCGCTGCAATATCCGTCAATCGCCATCCAAATCGCTTGTGGGCACCAGATGCTACAGAAGTAAGCTCAGCACACTGGAGCTGGCATATGGTATCATCGTCGCTTGCGCCGAGGCCACCATCGCAGTCGAGGTGGTCGAGGGGTCATGGCCGCAAGGGTTCCACGGCCAGTTAACTGCATGTACTGCCAGTGTGCCCCACATGAAAGTCTTGCTGCTCGATTCAGGCGAGAAAGAGGCCGTCGCTGGCGACAGCGGCAAGATGGAACTCTCGCGCCGTGTTGTCTCTGTTGAAAGGTCTGGGCGGCTCATGGTTTGTGCTCTGTTGTCTCGTGGTGGTGAGAAGGTCGTGGAGGCTGAGACGTCCTTTGCACCATTGGAGGCTGGCAGAAGCCATGGCATGCTTGATGTTGGGTCGTGTAAGCTGCGGGTCACGGTGGCCTGGTCGCCAATTCTGAAAGGCTATCCACTTCGTGGTTTTTCTCTACCTTCCAGCGAGGCTGTTGCTAGCTAGTGTGGAGTTCATGTTCATCCCATGGATCTTAATAGTGCTTATTTTTTTGGCGATCTAACAGTGCTATGTTAAATATATTCTTTCTGGAACAAAGGATAGCAGCTATtgcttagagcaactctagcagatgCTGTATATTTCCGCCCCGCAAAACCAATTTGCAGCTCTCCCTAAAACAGATTTGTGGTATCATGAGACTTCAAGTGGAACAGATGCCGCAAACCCGTACTGCAGTACTCCGCTTGACCCCGCGCGGTACCGTAAATCTGTTTTAGTTAGATAGGCAAAATCATACCGTAAATCCGTTTTAGTTAGATAGGCAAAATCATGATTTTGAACAATATGATTTAAATAAAACAGCAATATAAATCAAACTTATTAATTCTTTAACATCATACAATACAATAATCCTCTTAATTACAACAAATGTTTAAATCTAAATaattaaaaaaataacaacatgGTTTGGAATTAAAAGAATTGTTGAAATCACACATGAATACAAgtaagataaaataaataaaatggaAGTGACATAAACCTGGCAGGAACAAGGTTCCCATTACCTAAAGCGTTTTTTTTAGAAAACTCCCTAAACCGATATAAACCCTTTGTAGCAAAATGGGCTGGCCCATGTTTCGCCGGCATTTTGCTGCAACGAGCGGCAAATAGGGAATAGCCTGCCTGACTGAGGGCTGGATCACGAACTCCCTCGGAACGACAGGGCCCAAATCGATCCCTCAAGCCAGTCCCACATCTCCTcccccgcgccaccgccgccgaccgccgTCCGCCGTCGCCGCGCGCCGGGTGCCCAAGATGGACGGGGAGGAGGAGAACTCGGGGCCCTTCCGCCGCACGAGCTCGCGGACGCGGCGGATGGCCTCGCGCATGGCCTCTGCCCTCTCCAGCTCCGACAACCGCGCTCAGGTAACAATTCCTACCTCCTTGGATTCCACTTTCACCCGTGGAACCTCCATATCAGCAAGCGGTGCTCATTCATTTCTCTACTGAATTCGGCTTCGCCTTACCACCGAGGGGAAGCTCGCTGCTTCTGATCAATGTGGTGGTTTCAACTTCAAACGGCTTCAACCCTAGCAGAACTCTTAAAGAAAACAATCTTTGTTGATTCgcctgtttttttgtttcttAGGCAGTCTGTCGTTGATTTAAGATCACTAGTTACTGCTAGTTCCTGCAAATTGCTGTGCGTCTTGTCAGTTTAGATGCTACTCCTTATGTCAGTTTCACTAAATTATGTGTCTTCATATCTGTAATGCCATGTAGGCTGCTTTGGCTCGTCTTGATGCGCTTGAGAGTGATAATGCTGGGGTTGAGGTGGTGGATCTCAACGATGATGAGTATGGATCTACAGATGAGGAGGACCATGGTTGGTTCCTTTCTCTATTATTTTCAGGGGGCATTATTCTCTTCTGTGGTTTTCTGAAGTTTCAAGGGAGTTGCAATGCAGTGTGTACATAAACAAACTTTGCAATCTACTCCTAGTATAAATAGCAAAATGGCTTTGTGCCTGTACCTCAGGTATTGGTATTGCTTCTAGTATCAGAGATAACACATTCACGTACATAAATTTTACAGAAGAGGAAACACATTCTGTTTCCGTTTCTTGCAAAGAGAATGATGAACTATATAATTAAATCGATCTTTGTAACACCATCCTGATTTTTTTTGGGTTGCCATGTGCATCTAATGCATTTGATAAGAATATAAGAGCCCAAGTTATGCACGGGTGGATTGAATTATTAACCCCTGTCATGCATGCCCTGTTAGATTGTCTCACTATTGAGCATCATGGTTTGAATGTAAATCATTACAATCACCATGCTGATTTAGCATTTCGGTGTAGAATCACTCCCTCCATTCTAAAATAATTGAAGTTCTAGGATTGAACTATTTTATGTCTGGCCATGTCTATGACAAAAATTGCAAAGATCTACAATATCAAGTATATATAATATGAAAATTACTTCACAATGAATCTAATGAAGCAAATTTGGTACTCAAGATGTTGATATATTTGTATATAGACTCTCTCAAACTTAATGGAGTTTGACTTAGGAAGTTAGGATAAACCTAGAACTTCATTTATTTTGAAACCGAGGGAGTATTATTAACACTGAGGGAGTATTTTTTTAACATACTGAAAAGTTGTGTATGCTGCTAGCTTTTGAGACAGTGCATGCGAAAAGAATTTTTTTAAAAACTATACGATGTAAGTgctaattttattttgtttcttacTTGGCCTTGTGTAGTTTTGATGCAAAAGAAGCAATCAAAGAACATGAAACGCAAGACAAGGCAAGGAAAAGCTTTGGAGAAAAGGGCGGTAAGATCTTTCATGGATGCTTTACAAGAGGTGAGTAGAATAGACGGGTTGGATGGGAACTAGGAAATTGTGGTGCAAATTTCTTTCTTGACATATACACCCTCCGTCcaataatataagagcgtttttgacactacactagtgtaaaaaacgctcttattttatgggacggagggagtatctttcTTGATGGTAACTAGGGACTTAGAAGATTTTTACCCCTGAACTGTTGCAGGCAAATCTGGAGGCCTTGCCACCTCATGTCCCAACATATCTGAGGGCTGCTGTGGGTCCACCGAGCACTTCATCCCGTCGCCATTACTGCTCTGTTTGTGGGAATTCTTCAAATTACACATGCCCCAGGTGTGGAACACGGTTCTGTTCTTGCCGCTGCCAAGTCATACACAATGACACTCGCTGCCTGAAATTTGTGGCTTGACCCATCTACAAGTCTGTGGAGCCTGGAGTTATGTTCAATGCAGTCTTGCCCTGTGGGCATGTGGCGCCTAATGATCTGTGCTTTTATCAGAAAGAAATGCTTATTGTACAGCTAGCCAAGTAGTAGCCAGGCAGATCTTTTTGCAGACCGACACCATTTCTCCTTTAGAAATGTTGTGTGGCTGGTGGTTGTGTACTTCAACGCAGTGCAGTGGTAAATGATAGTTGTACTTTATTTGGCACTAAGATTGATTTCAGTGTACGATTGGATCTCATGATGCAGGAAATTCTAACTGCAAGTGTTCCTCTAGTGTTCAACAGTATCTGAATAACATTTTTCTGACTGAAAAGTATCTGAATTACATTGAAGATATTTCGTAATGAATCGAATGTAAATAACTAGAACGCGGCAACAAATGTGAGAATGGTACATTGCCCCAAATAATCAGTAGAACTGAGCAAAAAAAAAAAGACTTTGATTTCTTCAGCAAATTGGCAGGTCTGGTGGGGGTGCCCCCAGGGACTGCAGCTCTCCTACTCCATCCTCGACCAGGAAGGCCATGGCGAGGCCCCAGGTGATGTGCACATCCAGATGGCAGTGCATCAGCCACACCCCGGGGTTGTCGGCGACGAACCGGATGACAGCCCACCCATTCAGCGGGACGCCCACCGTGTTCCTCATTGGTGGGTCGTCGAGGTTGAACTTTGCGGTGTCGGTAGCGGCATCGAAGTTGCCGAAGCCCTCAGCGAGGATGAAGAAGTCGTAGCCATGGGTGTGGATAGGGTGGTTCTCCCCGGCGAAGATGTTGGTGCCCTGGAGCACGATCTGCACCACGGAGCCGTACTTGAGCTTGTACACCTTGGTGCCTGGCACGGGCTGCCAGAGCGCGCGGCTCACATTCTGCGCCGTGTAGTCGAACTGCACCGGCGGGTTGGCGGGGAAGTCGGTGGTGAAGACGCCGGTGGCGGCGGCATCGCCCTGGTAGTGTGCCTGGAGGATGGAGACGGTGGAGGGGAGAACGAAGGAGGCGTTGTTGATGCTCGCCGCGAACCGCGTGTTGTTGGGGCCGCCGCAGTTCTGTCCGCTGGAGCAGTTGAAGAGGCCGACGCCGACGGTGAAGAAAAGGTCCTCGTCGACCGCCGAGGGGAGGCCCACCGAGTGGAGGTTGCGCAGGCTCGTTGTGAACGTGGTGACCGTGGCCGTGTCATTGTACGCTGGGAGGGTCGGCATCGCCGGGCTCGCCGTGCCACCGGCGCCGTAGTCGAAgatggcggtggtggtggtgttgtcgAAGGGCACACCCTGCGCGCTGGCGTAGGCGCGGGCGGCGAGGTAGTACCGGCCCGGCGGCTGGTCGAAGGTGACGAGGACGTCCGTGGTCTGGCCGGGCCCGAGCACGATGACAGTGGTGTTGTACGGCTTGAGGTAGGAGGCGTCGGCGCCCACGACGGTCATGGTGTGGCCGGCGAGGGAGACGAAGAGCTCGGTGTTGAGCGCGGCGTTGATGAAGCGCAACAGGTTGGTCTCGCCGGACTTGACCGGGAACACGGTCGTGTCTTGGGAGGAGCAGCTGTAGAGGTCGCCGGGTTGGCCGTTGACGGTGATGGCGTCGGAGACGTTGGGAGCTGCACCGGTGCGCGTGGCGGTGCGGATGACGTCGATGGGGTTCATGTCCCACCACTCACCTGCGCGCATGCAGCCAGATTATTAGTTGCAGAAAACGGTACTGTACTATCTATCTAgctcttcttttttcctcttaaACAATAGTAGTGGAAAATAATAGAGAAAATATCTCTCTCATTCATATAGGAAGAAGGCGTACCACTCCACATATTGAACAGCTGAAAATACTAAAAGGGGAAAAAAGTCAATTGGCTAGCATGCTGTACCACATGTTTTTTTAGGCATGCTGTACTACATGTTAGGCCTATTGTTCCATGTCGGCCACACACGCAACAACCAAAATAATCAGCCAAATTATGAAATAAATGACAGCCATTTTGATTATTATGCAATTACAGACTTTGTTTATTGCGAATCTATGCAATTACGGACTCAAACTTTCAGGGAGCTCTTCTTGAATGCAATTACATGTTGGCTATTTAGACTTGCTAGAAATAACATTACAACAAGATATAGCCAGCACTTGGCTCTACTATTAAAAGTACTTCTCCAAAGATTATTTTTCTTTCAAACCCGTTTCGAGAGAACATTAGAACATGTTGAAACTGGCCTTTATGCATGCTTTCTCTCTTTAGAATTCCTTTTAAGGAAATAATGTATAAGAGGCTCGGCCAACCAGACATGGAACATTTTCATGATGATGCATGCATCCTCCTTTGATTTGTCTGAATATCTTTGGAAGCTAGAAAGGCGCTAGTATCTGAATTTCTTAAGGCTGAAGCAAGTATATTTGGTTCCAAGACCAAGAGTGAGATATATATGCACATGTTTCCTAGCTAGCATGTGCATGCCATGAGTAAAGAAGGATCTCACATACATGCATACATGCACAATGATCTTGCTCCATGGTAGTAGCTAtccaattttttttctttgtCATGGGTCATGCATGCATGGTTTTCGTTCGTCTTGGACCGACGTGATAGTATAAATTTCGGTGCTAAATTGCACATGCAATCCTGGAGGTTTGACTCTGGGGTAAGCAGGTGGCGCCAACAGCCAACCAACCGAAAGCATGCATGCATGGGAATGATGACAGCCGCTAACACGCGGGAAAAGCAAAGCCCCTCCTAATTTCGCTACTTTGGAACAATGCACTGCACGGGATCCATCTAAATTCCTTTCTGTCATTTCAAGAGTCCACTACTACTACTTGTATTTATACACTAGTACTATGTATAACTAGTTTATGTGTGTGAGCATCACTGCCTATTTCAAGAACCGTAATGCTATTCAGCGAACGTCGGCTGAAGGAGCATGATAAAACATACGTCCTTTACGGCAACTTATGTTATCTGGAATATGTCAATTCCTTCAAGTGAACACAACAAATTTTGCAGTAAATCCTTTGTTTGCTAGAATTTGCCATGTGTTTATAAAGAAATTGCCATAAAGAAACGTTCACATTAAGTCGGTCCTTCATGCCACAGTAGCCTTCATCAACTAGAAATAGAAGACGACACACGCCAATTGTACGACACCGCGTCAAACGCAGAATCGAGCATCGGCCATGCTATGCTGTGCACTAGGTCCTGGTGTAAAGGGGGCAATGCTATCATTGTGCCGAGGACTTGATCGACACGCGCTAGTGAAATgaaagctactccctccgttccgagtATTACGCAATTGCAATATCTGGTGCAAAAACTTGTAAAGTGCAACAACGTATTGACACGGAGAGGAAAATAAtctgcgtgcgtgcgtgcgtacCGAGCATGATGGGGGCGAGCTCGCCGTGGAAGTCGAAGGGGTAGGGGACGGGGTCGCGCGGGCGGATGATGAGCGCGCCGTAGACGGTGGCCCTGAGCCAGGAGCTGTGCGCGTGCCACCACAGCGTGCCCTCCTGCCCGGCCACCGTGAAGCGGTACGTGTAGCTGCCCCCCGGCCGGATCGGGCACTGCGTCACGAACTCCGGCCCGTCCGACCACCCCGTCCGCATCTGCCGCACGCCGTGCCTGCACGCCATCCATTGCCTCCATTGATCAGCAATTGCCATGCTTTTTCATATAGTATATGATGAGAGGTAGTACGTACCAGTGGATGGTGACGTTGTAGGTGGCGTTGTTGACGACGCTGACGACGAGGGAGTCGCCCTCGTTCAACTCCACCGCCGGCCCGGGGAACTGCCCGTTTGCCGTCACGATGCTCCGCGAGTTGCACAGCCTCGTCACCGCCGCCTCCTGGATCTGCATACATACATAATATGCACCAGCAACGTCCATCAGAATTCTGAGCCGCCAGCCATTAGTGAATCTGCGTCAACAAGGGAAGAGACCGACTGCGCATTACTCACCACGAACTCGTGGCGTTGCTCCTTAGCGGTCGCAGGCCGGGAGCAGCAGAGAAGAAGAGCGGCAGCAAGGCCAAGGAGCGACAGGGAGCAGACTGAACTCGACATCCTGACCAAACACTGCTCTGCTCCCTCCTGCTCACTGGCGCTTGATTTGTGTGCAATGCAATGCAATTCATGCAAGGGACCAGCTCCCCTTATATAggggcaggcaggcaggcaggcagtCCACTTGTTTCTGTGGTTGGAATTGGAAAGCAAAAGAACCAGTGGGTTGATCATGTTAAATGACCATGTTAAAATTGCTCAAACGAGCAGTAATTTTTCTTTTTGGCCAACTCTGCTTCTTTTGGCTTACCTACCGATCAATGTGGTGGAATGTTAAGTCGGCGCGGTTAGCTTTAGTAAACCTGTGATGATGCTTCCATCACAAGTTAAGCCTTTCTCAGAGGATGATGAGACCTACTCAACTCCATCATAAGAGCTACCCTTCCGAGATCAGCTAGCGATGAGTGCCATATTGACTGTGATAAGTGATAACGATCTCTGCTTTGCTAAGTAGTAGGATTAAACAAAGGCGGTTGTGAGCTAGAGGTTGCTTTCATCTGTATTATTAATCAGTCTCAAATTGTGTCAAGCTTCCTTCCAATTATTCTGATTCCCAGTGGAGCCACTAGTCCCACACTCCCACCCCCACATAGTACGTCGTGATTAATCAACAATTAAAGGATCCTTAGCTTTCGTTTCATGTTGTTTACAGCCAATGTCAGGCTTGATTCAGAAATCTGTTCCAGCAAGAAACCTTTCCGAATCCAAGGCCCCCCATGACAACAAAGGGTTGTCTGTTCTACACCTTTACTTTTCCCCTTCTTTTTGACTATTTAAATGAATCTTCCTCTTTGCATCCATGCTTTTATGGCATAACTAACTAGCTAACCGTGGGTACTTACTGCTAGGTTAATTGATCTTTGGTTTGGCAGGAGTTGTTGGGTTTGTTCATGCTATGAATTCACCGTTTGTTAGGTAAAAAATGTACATCTAGATGGTGTTCTTCTGTTGCTTGTACTACTAAATGTACATCAGCAAATACTTAGTGATGTAAAAagtcttatatttctttacagagggactAGTAACTAGTGACAAAGGGCATCGATTGGTTCTAAATGTGCCGCATCATGAATTGTGGATTTGGCTCAATGAattatacttaaatattgttactTATCAGTAAAGTAATTCTGACTGGGTAACTAGATCATCTATGTTTCAGAATGTTGAAGAATTGCAAAAGGTCACATCAAATGATTCACTTCCGAAGAGCTGTGATTGGCTGGCAAGTGCCAACCACCACATATGCAAGTGAAAGTACTGTTCATAGCTTCAGTAGGAAAGGAAAACACCCAACCCCCTTTTGCTTCAGCTGGTTTCTTGCAATTCAAGGCAATTTAAAGTCAAAATGTCAAGAAAAGCATCAATCTTGACATGGAAGGAACATGCTATTTCCATTAAAAAGTGATTTTCTTGGTGGAAAAGATCCACAAATATTCTAGGGTATTGCTTAGGTGATAATTTGGTGCATGTAACAACTCCCTGGCACCCCACTCCTCGTCCTTTAAACTGAAAGGATGTTTCACATGTTGGTGCATGTATTGCATGGCCCAGAACCATTTTCTTCAACCTCTAACTGCCAGCAAATCTGTGTCCTAACTTGGTGTACCATAATCGTCGGGCATGTTATGTATCCTGAACAATTGACAAAGTTGCGAGGGTCAAAATATGTGGAAGGTCTTGGGCAAGCAACATTGAGTGAGGTAGTGTAAATGATTGATTGAATTGGTGTGGTGGTGAGCTCAGATAGCTGAATGCAAATTATGATGCAGTAGTGTTGGGAACCAGCAAGCAGATGGTGACCACATGGCAAACATCAGTCGTCCAGTGATTTTAGATTTTAAACACCAGAGGCACTGATCAATGACCAAACTAAAAGGCAGCTTAAACTTCTTGATTGAAATAATCGAAGCAATGGCGCCATCAAGTTTAACAGATTGTCATATTTGTTGCAAAGCTTGATACAATGATCACTGCTTTTGTGATGGGCCAAACTTAAATGATCCACCAAACTTGCATGGGAGTGCTAGAATTGGTTCAGGGAGTTGCATATGGCTGTCAGTACCGTCATGCCTTTGAGTAAGCTAGACCACACGGCATCACTTGAAGATAGTGCTTTACTGGAGCTTTGTTGCTAAAACCTCAACATCAATAAGGTAGAAAGCATTTGCATTGACTCGTTGCAGCGGTCCACACAATTACAATTTGAGTACATTGCGGTTTATTAGCGAACAAAATCTTGTTGATGAGTAGTGCACAGTTGACGAGGATACGGCATCCGGACCCCGCAAGTCCAGCAAAGATAAGGAAGACCATCTCCTATTCGGCCATGCCAACCACTCGGACCGAGTATATAAGGCGAGCTAGGGAAGGTACGACGGAAAGAACAAGATTCTACAGCCACCTAGATAGTGATTTATTCTAACATTTGGATTGATCCAGTAACAGTGCACCTCTTTTCATCGTtccgatgcagaggccgggggcaagcctccttttccaaaaaaaaaataaCAGCGCACCTCTTTTCATCAAACAGAATTCAGAGCTGAGAGCACTCGGCTTGGCAAAATGCAACATTAGCAGGTGGGTTTAAGGAAAAGGATGGTGATAGCTTGAGAGTTGGGAACTTCGACGATCTATTCATGCTTTTACAAAAAAATTCGGGACAATTTATTCGTGTGTTTTGGTCTGCATTCGCTGCATTTATTTTATCTAAAAATAACCTGAGAAATATCGTCAAAGTCTTGCCAGACTTCGAACAGGCGAACAACTAAATTCATTATAACTTCAGTTTCTTTCATGTGAGAAAGGGTCATACTTTTTTTCTCTTCTGGCAATAATCTCAACCATGTGATGTTACAGGTGAAGTCCTTATCAAACGGTTACTTCTTGCAGAAACCTTTGTTATCTGCAGGAAATGCTTTCTGTTAGGTTGCTTGAGTTGACAGACAAGTGTGCAGACAGCTCTAACAACCCAAGCCTTTTCCGACCAACAGAAAAAAGAACAAAGCTGTCTATTTTGACAAACTGCCATGTTTTAGCCTGAAACACTACAGCACCTTCAGAAAGGCTCTTCAGCCTCCGTTTCCTTCAGTGGTTGGCTGCAATTTCGGTAGTTCAGTTGCTGATTGATGGACATACAGTTCAGCCAATTGCCACATCGAATTTCCGGAGTCGCTTTATTGTTAATCGAGTCATGGTTACCTAAAAAAAAGGGATACAGACATACAGTTACTGTTCAGGAGCATTCTTCCTTGTCGGTTGGTATATCTGGGGATTGTCCATACCTGAAGGAGTATGTTGCTACTCTTGATTAATCCACATTAGGAAGAGACTGTGAGGTTTACTGAAACCGCTTCTAATGTATTGAACTCAGTTTGAAATTGATATGACGAAGAAGCAGGCTGGGAGAAATTCAGAAGTATGATCAATAGTTTCTGATCCCTCCTTCGCCGTGCAGCGCTGTAAGCCGAGGCCCCCTCCTTTGCGTGTGTTTTAGGGTTTGTACCCGGTTTACATTGATATAGGCCGAGCGGCCGACAAATTACACTCGGCTTACGGCGAAACACGAGACAACAAATGTTTTTCTCATAGTGTCTGTACTCTGTAGCAGCGGGGTTGACATTGATCATGGTGATTTTTTTATTAGTGAACGCTACTCGATCCGTTGACACCAAGCTAGAACATCGATCGTAGGCATACGGGGCAGTGAAATGAAAAGCCCCGATGACAAACGCGCGACGATCATTCGGCCATTAAGCACCCCTGTTGAAAACATGGTGACTGGCATCTGATTGGAGATGACCTCGTCCGCTGACCATCCTTatcgacgggcggcggcgggacaACCATGACCGGGCAGCTCGCGTGGTGCGCGCAGTAGTCGCTCACGCTCCCCTGGAACGCCCTGCAACCAAAAGAATGAGCACATGCATGGGTAGAGCTAGTTGCGATCACTCGTGAGACGGGCAGACGTACGTACCTCCCGACGGCGCCGAGCCCGCGGCTGCCCACGACGAGCaggccggcgccggcgcccgCGTCCTCCGCGGCGCGGCACAGCGCCTCCCTGGACTCCCCCTCCACCAGCACCGCCGCCGCGCTCACCTGCGCAGCAGCCACGGTTTAAGTTGATCATCGGTTAATTACCTCACTCACGCGCACCGATGGCGTGACTCACATACCCCTCTTGTGTGACAGACCCGCTTGGCCCTGTCGAGCAGGCTGCGTGCGCTCTCCTTGCGCGCCGCTCGCACCGACTGCATGATCGCCGGCGCGCCGTACACCGCGGACCCTGCGTGCATGCGTGGTCAATCATATTCATATCAGCGCCGCTGGTGTGCAGCAACGTCGCGCGAGGCGTGCCGTGATGCTGGTCGTCACTCACCTGGCCCGCCGACCGGGCACATGGCGTGGTGGAGCGGCTCCAGGGCGTGGACGAGCACCAGCTCATGCCGGGCCTCCTCCGTCGCCGGCTGGTCGCCGGCGGGGAAGAGGCAGCGGAGCACCCAGTCTAGCGCGTGGTGGCTCCCGCCGCTGTCGTCCAGCGCGACCAGCACCTTCATCTCTCGCCTCTCTTGTTCTTGGTGTTCACTGATTCAGGTTGTCGCCGATGCGGCCGGTGCGGGAGCGCGTGGGCCATATATACGTGGCTCCAAACCACGTACTGCGGTGGAGAGGGAGAACGGACGGAGCTCTGGAGCGGCGGGTCATGGATGGCGACGGCGAGAGGACGAGGCGCCGTGCGCGCGTGGCATATCTATCCATCATGCAGGAGCAAACAGCGGCGCGCCGCCCTGGCCCCGTAACGCCAAGCAGGCGCCACGCCACCATCTTGCTAGCTCGAGCATGGAGCGGTACGGCGGCATACTCCCGTGTGCCAAAGTGAATTTTGTAAATGTATAACAAATCAAAATTAGGTGCATCTTTGATTAAAAGTAAGAATAGAATAAGTGAGGATTACAATTACACGCGAACCAACCTGCAGTTGGATGGTTAAAGGAACAGTGGTATACCGAACCCACCAAGGTTCAAGTATTATTCCTCGCTCATAGGGAtaggtgtgcgtgcgtgcgtttATAGGGGTGAGTATATGTgttatgagcgcttgcgtctatactgtgttaaaaaaattaCGATTACACGTCATGTTCATTCGAATTATAGATGGGTTGTTTGCACTTTGATTGACTAATAAGCTTGCACGTGCAATGCACGGCTCGGTTAATGCTCTTTTCAGAGATACATCTACTTCTATCAAATACCCCTTGCCAGCATGTCTCGTATCATATATTGGCAGTTCTCGATGGTACTGTAAGAAGATGACAACAAGAAAAAACAGTCATGGTAACGTTCATCATATGACATGGTACCATACTTTTCAAGATAGCATGGAACGTCTGAAACCGTGTTTTCAAGTTCGTAAGCTTGCACGTGAAAAATCACATATATAGATAAAATGGTCCAATCATAGAAGTCAAAAATATTACAAACAAATTTATACTTGAAGTTTTAGAAAAGCTATAATCAAGAAAAAAGAACTTTTTAATGTACAAAGGCATTGAATTTAACTTCCCGGGTTTATTCTCATTGTTCTTGCGCTGCTGTTGATTGTTCTTTCGACTTatatatatactccctctgttcctaaatatacaCATGGAGAGTGAATCTATAGTCTAAactacgtctatatacatccgtatgtactccatattgaaatatctaaaaagacttatatttaggaacggaggaagtatatgCCCGCGGGATAAAATGTACATTATACCCTCAACTTCCTATGATCCAATCATGTAAATGGTTATGGAAAAGTAGATGTACAATGAAAATAAAGGTTTTTGCGTGGTTACTGTTTTTTGACAGGCTCAACACC
This genomic window contains:
- the LOC109735434 gene encoding SWR1 complex subunit 6, translated to MDGEEENSGPFRRTSSRTRRMASRMASALSSSDNRAQAALARLDALESDNAGVEVVDLNDDEYGSTDEEDHVLMQKKQSKNMKRKTRQGKALEKRAVRSFMDALQEANLEALPPHVPTYLRAAVGPPSTSSRRHYCSVCGNSSNYTCPRCGTRFCSCRCQVIHNDTRCLKFVA
- the LOC109735427 gene encoding putative laccase-17, whose translation is MSSSVCSLSLLGLAAALLLCCSRPATAKEQRHEFVIQEAAVTRLCNSRSIVTANGQFPGPAVELNEGDSLVVSVVNNATYNVTIHWHGVRQMRTGWSDGPEFVTQCPIRPGGSYTYRFTVAGQEGTLWWHAHSSWLRATVYGALIIRPRDPVPYPFDFHGELAPIMLGEWWDMNPIDVIRTATRTGAAPNVSDAITVNGQPGDLYSCSSQDTTVFPVKSGETNLLRFINAALNTELFVSLAGHTMTVVGADASYLKPYNTTVIVLGPGQTTDVLVTFDQPPGRYYLAARAYASAQGVPFDNTTTTAIFDYGAGGTASPAMPTLPAYNDTATVTTFTTSLRNLHSVGLPSAVDEDLFFTVGVGLFNCSSGQNCGGPNNTRFAASINNASFVLPSTVSILQAHYQGDAAATGVFTTDFPANPPVQFDYTAQNVSRALWQPVPGTKVYKLKYGSVVQIVLQGTNIFAGENHPIHTHGYDFFILAEGFGNFDAATDTAKFNLDDPPMRNTVGVPLNGWAVIRFVADNPGVWLMHCHLDVHITWGLAMAFLVEDGVGELQSLGAPPPDLPIC
- the LOC109735516 gene encoding uncharacterized protein; this encodes MKVLVALDDSGGSHHALDWVLRCLFPAGDQPATEEARHELVLVHALEPLHHAMCPVGGPGSAVYGAPAIMQSVRAARKESARSLLDRAKRVCHTRGVSAAAVLVEGESREALCRAAEDAGAGAGLLVVGSRGLGAVGRAFQGSVSDYCAHHASCPVMVVPPPPVDKDGQRTRSSPIRCQSPCFQQGCLMAE